The nucleotide sequence attacttttaatttttcatggcaactatgggtcggtcggtcaattaaaaaaaaagtatcggtaaagccctttcccagcttctctacacaattggcatgttctcagtcCCTCTACTTGAATAATTTctatcatgaaagaaatgcgctgttcatgaacaagtgtcgtcacaccaccatgactgtagatgatgtcatcggtccagacacttgcttattcttgatATCAAGTTGGAGCAGAAAATTTGGGAGAgtcaggtaatgagaaacagaaaaaaatagggtcaccttTTTATGCTGTTACCTTGATTGccactgaatacatgtatacaaaatacaaacgaCTGTGATTTGTTATACTGCACTGATTTATTTAGTAAATGCATGTGGTATTGAATATCCCATTTCATAACTACAATAAACCACAGTAACAACACAAAGAATACTTATAAAGTTGCTAAAACACAAATGTATCATCGGAGCGTCAATAAGAATGCACAGAACCCTGTAACTGACTGAGGTAGTAAGAGATGGATgcactaaatacatgtacaaccatgcacacatacacacacactacttTGGAAAGACCTAGTGAAATTGGTCACTTAATTGTTTCATggggaaataataataaaaaaaaacttgtgtgTTATTTTCGTTAGTTTATTCCCATATGGAAACAATAATTCTTGTGTGTGTTGTATGAATTGACAGTTGTACATCCTCAAACAACTAGTACAAACTATGCCAAATAAGATTATTCTTTTCAGATTTTATTGAAGGCCCATCAATATTGTACTATTTCAGCAGCAGCGAGAtggtgtgtgtgcgtgtgtgactgaatgaatgttggattgaatgtaaccactggtAACCATGCAGGGATAcattggtggcagtggtgggatggtGTGTGAGTGAAATGAATGTAACCACTGGTAACCATGCATGCAGTTAGACATTTGTGACAGTGGTGGGAGGGTGTGTGACTGAAATGAATGTAACCACTGGTAACCACACAGTGATAcactggtggcagtggtgggatggtGTGTGACTGAAATGGATCTTGGAATGAATGTAACCACTGGGGTAACAATTCAATCATACATTGGTGCATGAATCTTGAAGTGAATATAACCACTAAGCGTGTTTCATTGGAGGCAGAGGTAGGGCATtgtaaaacagaaaatatgactGGACTACTTCCCTTTAAAACTGGATGTAAAAATTGATGCAGGTAGaagtggatagatagatagttgaGAATTCATTTGACAATGATATACTAACCTCTACTCATAGTTAGATCTCATATGGCTCTGGACCCCCATATAGAAATACAAATGGAATGTGGAATTATTGCATTGACTTAGAAACTCATACACTTAGATTTACTTGAGTTATTTTCCAGTTTTGGTCATCCCATAAAGTGACTGGTCAggtgtattttgtatgtacatcaaattGACTTGTCAACATAGCAAAGCTAATCATTTCATGCAATTCATTTTcaggaaataaaataaacttttcAAGACTTTCCTGGAGCATACAAATGCTGTGAATCTAACAGGTATAgaacaaaatattcatattccTAGCTGAAAAAATATCACATCTTTTGGATATTTCATCTCTTATAGTATGCTGACATTACTTGATTAAACATGTGTAGCAGCCTCTCTAGAAGGTTGGGTGATGAGAAAAGTTGCCAGATCAACCAATTGGGTGGTGAGAAAGGTTGCCAGATGGACTGGTTGGGTGGTGAGAAAGGTTGCCAGATCGGCTGGTTGGGTGGTGAGAAAGGTTGCCGGATCGATCAATTGGGTGGTGAGAAAGGTTGCCGGATCGATCAATTGGGTGGTGAGAAAAGTTGTCAGATCAACCAATTGGGTGGTGAGAAAAGTTGTCAGATCAACCAATTGGGTAGTGAGAAAAGTTGTCAGATCAACCAATTGGGTGGTGAGAAAAGTTGTCAGATCAACCAATTGGGTGGTGAGAAAAGTTGTCTGATCAACCAATTGGGTGGTGAGAAAAGTTGTCAGATCAACCAATTGGGTGGTGAGAAAGGTTGTCAGATCAACCAATTGGGTGGTGAGAAAAGTTGTCAGATCAACCAATTGGGTGGTGAGAAAAGTTGTCAGATCAACCAATTGGGTGGTGAGAAAAGTTGTCAGATCAACCAATTGGGTGGTGAGAAAAGTTGTCAGATCAACCAATTGGGTGGTGAGAAAAGTTGCCAGATTGACTGGTTGGGTGGTGAGAAAGGTTGCCAGATTGACTGGTTGGGTGGTGAGAAAGGTTGCCAGATTCACCAGCCTCTCTAGAAGGTTGGGTGGTGAGAAAGGTTGCCAGATCGACTGGTTGGGTGGTGAGAAAGGTTGCCAGATCGGCCGGTTGGGTGGTGAGAAAGGTTGCCGGATCGATCAACTGGGTGGTGAGAAAGGTTGCCAGATTGACTGGTTGGGTGGTGAGAAAGGTTGCCAGATTGACTGGTTGGGTGGTGAGAAAGGTTGCCAGATCGACTGGTTGGATGGTGAGACAAGTTGCCAGATCGACCAGCCTCTTTAGAAGGTTGGGTGGTGAGAAAGGTTGCTGGATCACTAGATCTACCATCCAACATGCTATAGAGGCTAATACATCAACAAAAAACACGTCACTTTCACAGAAAGTATCCATAACTTAATATGCTAAATATGCTAAGTACTCAAACAAAGTATGTCTATATCATGAAAACCACCCCCACAATGTGAATTACAACTCCTGAAATTACGATGATTTCATTCACTGCAAACCATTATTTAGTTGATAACAAACCCAAGATTACTATAATAACCACTCCcataaaatgtttacattaatatgcaaacaatgtcattaatatgcaaaccaCTCCCACAAAAAGTACACATTCACTCAttcatatatatgcaaattattactCCAAAACATGATCATTTTGATAAGGTCAGTGAAACCAAGTTTTCCCCTCAAAGACTCACAAGCAGATAACAACAggcagtacatgtaatatggtaAATGAAACCAAGTCTACCCTCCACCACTCCCCCTCAAATATGGACAAAATCAAACCTATAACAGCAGGCAGACCATTTCTGGTATAAAAACAAACTTACATTGCATAGGGAGTTAAATTACAGACAAAAAGTAAGTTACATTCCAGTTTTTATATCTAATTGAtctatgtataatattatctatacatctacattttatctatattttatctacatacaatttattttcacctTTCCAAGTTTCATTATCAAATATCTTACAAtgattatatttgttttatcattttgagttaatttttttttcagtacaaaattatttaaaatcgCTAAGGAGCATCAATATATTAGTTACTTACCCTtataaaactttttaaaatcaaGTTACCATTACTTGTTAAGACCATCTCAAATTCTTAAGTGACATCTCAAACCAACTTTCTTGTCCATTCCTATCATTAATCACTTGTATTAAAAGCGACCAATAAATCATTTCATTAGCATGactaaaaatcaatattagtATGAAAAGAATCAATGATTTTTCGAttagatttgaatattttcatagaGTATTTGGGTCATCGATTGAATATGTGTCATTAAAGCActgctatattatattatactttgTGAAACTTGTCTCCCAGTAatgagttttatttatttattatctatTGTTTAGCTTAGGATTTAAATTGATTAATCATGATAAATTCTTACCTTATATTTTACACTTATTGAATTGATTTAGTTGATAAGCTTAGAAATCTCCACCAAAATCTTCCTTGATCAATTGTTACTGACTTATTTGAttgtttatgaatatataataagttCATTTGCATAGCGATGACCAGTTATCGTTGAACAATGCTATAAGTCATCAAACACATTTGAACTATCAAGAAGGTATCATTGATCGAATGGTTATGAAAATTTCAGCACAAttggatatatatatcttgTCAAAATGGTCATTCTTTTTCCAATCATGTATTGTGCTTTGtcagattttttttcagttgtaaTATTTAGAAGATTAATATTGTATATCGTTGATCAGGTATTTTAAATTTGACCGTTTTACAATCAACATACCCAAGGAGGATACCTAGTATCATGATTTCATAGGCTTCAAATTGGTGGTTTAAAACAATGTATTTTTAGTAATTTCTTGAATTACGACATTTTCTACCAATTTGAAAGTGTTAGTTGTCTGATTATATATGACACTggaaatattatgaaatttggTGCATTTTGAATCaagaacaaatacaaacacaaaaatatgaatacaaacacaaacacacaaacagtgTGTTAAATGAAAAGGCattccaaaataaatgtaataatccTGAGACAGTTCATTCACACAGTACTGGCTAAACTAGCTTGTGAATATTACTTAGTTACTGAAATTAAAGAGAACTGAACATACCGTAGTTGTAATCTTTCAGTAGCCTTCTTTTAGTGTTTTATCAATATAAGTTTACCTAATTCTATGTTATTATATGGTAATTTATATCAAAACAGACCAATTACACAtgaaatattattcaaatatgtctTGTACTTGGCAATATTGTTTGTCCTTTGGTGAAGAatggtttatttgcatacaataaTCAGTTTGTTACTGGCTCTGATTTTGGTCATATTAGTGATAAATTCTATTTTGCTATTGTTATGGTGTTCTATTgtgtctaatttacatattggtgATCATGTCTATTTTGCTATTGTTATGGAATTCTGTTGtgcctaatttacatattagtgATCAAATATGTTTTGCTATTGTTATGGAATTCTGTTGtgcctaatttacatattagtgATCAAATATGTTTTGCTATTAGCTGTGGGGTTCtattgtgtcatattttcatactaGGTATTTAAAGCAACTTCAAAAACACCAATCTCATCTAAaactcattttttaaatattaattaacAGAAATTTGATagcaaaaaataatttgttagaCTGTTATATACTAATGAAAGAAAAGAACTGGTTAAATTGGTTTTATACCAACTAATTTCCTAAATTGCTCAAATAAGAACAGACTAATGACCGTATGGGGACCTATCCTGACCCAATTTGGTATAAATCCTTTGTAAAGGCCAAGTACTCCCTCTGTTCTTATTATCTTGTTAAAACAATCAAATGAGTGCTTGTACTTGTGTTCTCCTTTGGCAACACCTGTCAAGATAAGCAAAAAAATATGTCAATGCTGGAAGAGCTATCAATGTTGGAAGTGAACTGTCAATGCTATGCTGGAAGTGAACTGTCAATGTTGAAAGAGCTGTCAATGTTGGTACTGAACTGCTAATGTTGGAAGAGCTGTCAATATTGGAACTGAACTTTCAATGTTGGAAGAGCTGTCAATGTTGGTACTGAACTGTTAATGCTGGAACAGAGCTATCAATGCTGGAATAAGTTAagaatcaaaattttgaaaaatgcgATGAAGTGCCTTTGGATTTTGAATAGTGTAACTGGTTCACTAAGAGAACTACTCTGTGCTGACAGAGGCTGTGTTCCAGTAAATGTCCTCTAgctttcatttttcatatctACCCCATACTGACCTTTGATATGCTGACTCATAATCCTCGTTTTAACAACATCTACAGGTGAAGTAGTGGCAGCTGTCATAAAACCAGCAAAAAATGAACAGATTACGTGTAATACTGGTCCTTCTTTCATTACGCCTGTATTCAATAAGAAATGCTTTGAATGATCATAGGAAGGaatctgtaaaataaaaaaaaatagttaaatGCCACACCATACCAAactaaaccaaaccaaaccaaaccaaaaatacaagatttatactctggtcattAAACATCAAGATAAGAGGTGTCTACATAATTTGCTCTTTTCAGCGAACAATCAAGTTTGCCAAACACAATACTTTTAATACTAGGAACAGTTGGTGTTATGCCGAGACAACAAACACAATGTCTAAGACAGTATTCAAAACACTGTCCACCAAATAAATCATGTCTGTGAATGCTacattgtacctaacacaactATCTTTCTTACATCTTACACACGTCCTTTCCAATCACACTTCCACTAAGTGACACAGTCAAAGGGGAAAACATGAAAACGGGTTCAATAATACATGGACAGATGTTGCAGAAATTGTACTTTCCACACAACTGTGATCTTGGTTGTAGATAAAGGAAGACAGTGATTTTATCATCTTGGTCATACACTCTAATATCCTTTATTCCGTTATAACTCTAGCATCATAGTCTCATTCATTCTGTTTGAGTTTATGAAACAAACTGTAAGGTACCCATCATATCTAATGAGTCATGTGATCTTTGGTTATCTTGCATAAATTATTGGATTGCAGCTGAAAGTGTGATAAAACGGACAGTTATTGAATCAGGTTGGAATGCATCAGTCGCGCTCTCAGCATCTTACTATTGCATACACAAACAGATGGAGAGACACACATCCATGTATTGTGCAcgcgtgcgcacacacacacacacacacacacacacacacacacacacacacacacacacacacacacacacacacacacaattattcCCAATACTGCTAATGACTTCATAATTTGTACTGAATATAGCAAAGTGAGAAAATATTTTAACATGATTACCAGAGCTATATTATCTTCTGATAGCAGAACTATATAGTTGTATTTAATGCCCTACCTGGGTAGCTGTTAAAATTGCAGCTCTCTGCACAGTTGGACCAACTCCACGATAAAGCCCCTTTACACCTTCATGATGTATAATATCTGAGAATGCATGAAATGTACTCCTGTATCTTTTCTGTTGTCCAGTAGCAAGTCTACCTTCAGCCTGCATCCGAACTTTAATCAAATCTGTTGGTGTAGCGATGGAGCTACCAATAGCACCTAAAAAATGTATAGATATGGGAAAATAGCCAATGAAATAGTTACCATGTCATGTATAGCATGGGACTATAACATGTAACATATGTATATTGAAAGTCATTATCTGGTGTACAGTATGGCAACCTATACAAAATATTCTGTTTTATCAGTAAGAtgaaagattgtatagtttagTCCACTAAGAGTGCCGTTCAGAAGCAACTTTTAGACCAGAAGGGTCGTGATAGTTGAGTACTATAGCGTCATTCAAAAAACCCCACACCATTTCACAGTATGTTAGGCCAAAGATAGTTTCAttttcaaccaatgaaaacattCTGCCAACTTCGGTTTCAGATCACATCAATTTGGGAGCTCAAGGAGTTGTTTTAGATTCATTTTTAACTTTTGTAGGGGAGGTTATaattatatagtacatgtatgtgtttgcatTTGTGTCTGGATATTTTTTACTTATCATCATCAAAATATGTACCAAatcatgtgaaatttgaaacttgcattcAAAAGGTATTgcttaattatgcaaactacCAATTATGGTTAAAAGGTACATTAGAATGCTTTATATATCACATATGCTCTGTTACCATAGGCTAAAAGATATTATAGGATTACTGAAGCAATACAGTTTATTACTGTTCGTAAGAATTAATAGAAATTGATGTTTTATTGCCAGTGGAATAATCCACGTCATCAACAataaatatgtgaaaaaaattaCTACTTCACAAACTGTTTACATGCACATCTTTCTCACTTGTCATACGAAGCATTATGGATGTCTACAAAGTCTTCTGACATGTTTATCCCTCACTTCATGCTCAAAAAATCTGAAGAATCATCATTGATGTGTACACACGTACATTGAAATCAAAGACTTGCACAAACCTGATGTAGCCCCGGCAGTAATTTTCTTATATAATGGAGTGTGGGCAGGATCTGTGGCACCAAGAAAACCCTTTAATGGTTCATATGCACCAAGTCTTATCGTACTGTATGTGCCCTCTCTTAGCAATGATGGGAAGACGCtgcataaaataacaaaataaaagacaaatttGTGGTAAgcaaatatacattatttacagcGCTGTTGTGCAAATATAACTAAATTCATGTTTAGGAGGAAGTGGGCTGGAAGTACAATGGTTTCCATAGAACTTTTTTTTGGACAAAAGAAGAATATTTCAGATCAAATATTTATTGCTATGTTTTACCGACCAGAATACACGTAAGGATGCCATGTAATGTGAGTTAATTATAATGTGCTAACCTCTATACTATTCTGTCGTAATTTATGGTACTCTAAAGAGAGTGGTTTCAATGTTTTCATGCTTGTTAAGTTTAAATAATTGCTTTGTGTTATACACTTTGACAGATTTTAGCCTAACTACTTCAGATGTTTAGGAACCACATGCAAAATTACCCtagcaaaaatattgaagatCGCGCACAATCAGGTGACATTGGATGGCCCTGAAAGTAAAACAGTAGCCACAGTATCTGCAGAAAACAAACGCAATACTTGGCATGCAGAATTCAAACttgttttgaaaagaaattaacaATGTCATACACAAAAATGAATTTCCCCTACCTTGCAATGACCCAAATGACACAATGATACCTGCCTGTGATGTTGCTGGCATACTAGTAAAATAGTCTGTGATTTCATACTCGTccccatttttttcaaaatttagcaTAGTATAATGGGGTTTCATAAAACTAGCTTGGGTAGTTACTGGTAGATATATACCCAGGCGGTGAAATTAGCACATATGGAAATAATGATTTTGCTCATGCTCAGTCATTCTTTTCAtggcatatatgcaaatttcaccttcaGGGTATGTCTACCAGCTAAAACCCTCTAGAGTCTTCTTAAATCCCGTAACATCACAGGCTTTGTTAAAATGGCAGAAATAATAACGAAGTCTCACAATTCTTACCCTTTATACAACCCTCGTACTCCTTCATCTTTCACAATCTTGACTCCCCCTCTGATAAAGCCATCATAGTATCTGTTCTTAAAGACGGCAACCCCTGTTCCTTTTTGGGCTGCCAATTCTCCTTCAAGCTGCAATCGGATCTTGATAACATCAATGGGGTTTGTAACTGCAATGAGATAACAGCATTATCTGGATGTGacttatttcaaattaaaaggTCAGACTGAGTCTTTGCATTTGTAAGGGTGTGTAATCCCTTCATATCCCAATTTCACATCATCTCCATTTTGACTggtcccaatttcaacttgtcAATAAAAACAGTCTTCCAGTAAATCGAAATCTACAGTATGTTTTACTATGCGATATTTTACAGTTTTAACTTACTCTTTACTTAACATGATAAAGTATACATTCTAACCTAACAAGCAGCTAGCTCTTCAAAATAACTGTATCGAGAATATGTATCTCCTCAGCAAAAACAGCATTACCCCTGGTGTAGGCTACAGTCTTGTTCCACAAAACTAAATGCCTCAGCACTTTAAAAACCAGAACATTCCTAATGTCTATATGCAAGAGTGTTATTTGTTGTGGTGTAAAAAACTGAGATTGCAATGGGACGAATTGAATTAGGACAAAATGATTGTGAATCATGTATGAAGGCATGATAGAATAATATGCTGCAGAGTTAAAGTGCAGAATGACAGTGAAAAACAAATCCGTAGCAATAGCAGACTGGACAATGGAGTGACTGTGTGTACACCGCAGTGGCTGGGTAATGAGAAAAACAACAATCTGTCATCTTTCATTCAGTTTTTGGTTATCAGACAAGAAAGTTCAAGATGTATACAAGTGCCGTTGTCCAGTGAACTTTGACAGTGAAACTGAATTGTAGTTGCTTCCTACATTCCATTCACATTGTGATGGAAGAAGTTGGTGTCAATATATCAATACGGAAGATTGTAATGGTAATCTCAGGAATGCACTGAAATTTGTTGTAAATCCataaatatcacacaaattaatttttaatttatacatttgtcgTGTTTAATAAAGTCATTTACAAAAAGAATTTTATATGCAAAGGACGTTGAAAGTGGTCTGAGCTTAAAGCATAGATCTTGGAGAGGACCCGCCAAGATCTAAACTAATGTATGTTGAGACCATCTTTAAAGCCTAAGCCCTTATGGTTGTGATTCACTTCAtaccaatttcaactcgtcccatttcaacttgCCCCATTTTCACAACTCACACCAATTTCAACTtgccccaacaacactagtaaacgtttataaatctaaacggtacatggactcgaagtacggggactgaaaaatttacatgatttcatGTACGTGGACAGTCGAAGCGTAGCAAATGTAGCATTtcatagcagaaagtggtgGTCGTGCATGCATATGGtttttggctaagtgtttgctagatctagaacttatactagcacaaatGGGCAAAGGTGTCTATTAACTctcctcagtcatggaatatcacttttcgcATTAGGACTTAATGATTACAACCCAAAcaataaccagggagaatattaaGGACTGACATGCTTACAACTTCTGcgtacgggttttggagacCTTGATTAGGTCTGGTGGAAGTGGAATAGATACCATAGACCCttcaaactgagtactactagttTTGATTTTCATATATGCTTAGGTAAAGAGTTGGggtgagttgaaattggggcgagttgagtGGGATGAGTTGAAATTGGAGCGAGTTGAGTGGGATGAGTTGATCTGTCACCAGCTCTTATCATTTTCTTACCCATGATGCTTCATCCCTTTTTCTACACCAGATGCAAGTtttgtgtatatactagtaatttAGAGAGGTTATGTAATGTAGACTTGGTGAAAATAATATTGGTAAGCATGAGAAATGCTACTCGGGTAAAACCAGCTTACTACTGTTCCCCTTTAAAGGGATATGCTAAATTAACAGAGGTTTTTGTCAGAAATGCACTTGAgcattttttttagcatttaGCACGTTTATGGTGTTTCAATGTTAAAATTTCTATGCAAATCAAGCTCAACTGAACCCCAACACATACACTTTCAAAAGTGCTTCATTTATGGCCTGTTGATACTGGCCATCTGAGAGGACCTCGATTCTATAGATACTGTATAAATTCCACAATCTTTGACAGTGTCAATATCAACTAACTTCATTACATGGACTGGTTAAACAtggtcctgcttgcagatggagtaagTTGGGGTGGGGTAggtccaactcggcccattgccaactcggcccattacCAACTCGGCCCCGGGAttactagtcttgctgctagacgttcgggctttctttcgatgctataactataagcgaatgAAGTTcacatgtgagggcttgcccgaacagtctagcgaatgtcattttcagaccggacattccattaaGATTatgataagcggtgggttgggccatatatgcatatatatactttaatatattcaataacctatgacctctaTAAACGTACATACTAATGTGCAATATCACGTGATCATAACAAACTACATATGGTAATACCACTATAGcttaattgtgagtttgatgagtgtgtagacgttgtcattcacacatttcagttaacgcattggtggttatttatacaagcccctccttaagatgaatatgcatgaaaatttaaatattgtcctctgtttgtgcttgtcgctaatacggttctctaattggcagttatttatatcctgatgacattcgctagacctcggatgttccatccttgatagcgttgttcggctgtgtgtcgcaTTTTATCGGatgaacatccgagggctaccTGATAGACTAGGGGATTACCAACTCGGCCCAGGTGatcgccaactcggcccacatgattgccaactcggcccattcagTGATACCAATTCAGCCCACTGTGTCGTACATTAATTTGTCATCACAGAAATGATATTCTGAACAAGCAGATACAGAAGACAAGCCAAGGTCCATCCAGACTCAGCCTAGTCCTACTGCACTCCTGCACTTTTAAGGTACACGGGGACGAATTGCCTCAACTATTTTGGACTTTGAACTTTTTATAGCAAAGTCATGAATGTCAAAGAGGAGAAACAGGAATTGCAATCGTATTGAACTTGAGGCGAAACTTGGACTAGTTCaaccaagggcatgaggcaacaattctggtgtctatcaacaattgaataacatgaataaagacaatatcaaaaagttccgtcaagtttataattatgtttataattacttcattatcttgatttaataattaatatttacacaaaacGCGCTGAAAAATAAATAGAATGCGGCGGACTCGTAGCAATAACATGCGTAATGCATGTCTAACTATGTATGCTGCATGTCACGGTGTATCAGCGGCTGCATGTGTATGCTGTGGTGTACCAATTGAGTGGTGCCCCCAAcggtcatataaattatctgtcttgtcgcgcgatcgcgagctcgaatgattcgaatctttgcAACCGTCCACtggattttgaaaattcaaTCTCCACGAGCTCggcatttgctcaatttgctcaatatttgctcatttgctaaaaaaggaagggtaggacactttggtgttctttttcgtcgtaagcttgaaaccacatcgccctcgttcacggacgctttcGGTTTCGGGCAAACTGacgagtatttgtttactcagtcaaatgatgttgttacgtttttatcttcattcaaagtgtatattttgaagagacacgGATATGACGactaatgtttaatgattatttttacgtaattttatgaaaataatatagaccggaatcgactgtgtgttcgagcctaccgcaactctacggcaccaaatattgattaaaccaagatattatcaattgtgtttttgtttatatccctcgcaaaagacgcgCCGTTTCTgagcttcagttcatataatatgctgtttcggcaatctgttttactgtcccgcAAACGCGACAATGTATTTcaacatgcgaaatatatatctcaccacaagagggcagcaggtggtatcaagcttcgagagaaaattcatgggtcacatgttcgatttgaagcgtcctgattggtttattcgatgccaTGTCCaacccctctgtattacaagtttaagcaaggaatacGTTTGAGCTCGAGCGCGCACGCCAAGCAGCGGAGCGCGTCGACGTCGCGTCATCAGCTGTCGCAAGCGCAttaagcgtcgattttgcaccatgtctatccatatactttc is from Glandiceps talaboti chromosome 1, keGlaTala1.1, whole genome shotgun sequence and encodes:
- the LOC144433750 gene encoding mitochondrial substrate carrier family protein ucpB-like, with the translated sequence MADWSESEAVRYLLAGTSCMCAAFVTNPIDVIKIRLQLEGELAAQKGTGVAVFKNRYYDGFIRGGVKIVKDEGVRGLYKGVFPSLLREGTYSTIRLGAYEPLKGFLGATDPAHTPLYKKITAGATSGAIGSSIATPTDLIKVRMQAEGRLATGQQKRYRSTFHAFSDIIHHEGVKGLYRGVGPTVQRAAILTATQIPSYDHSKHFLLNTGVMKEGPVLHVICSFFAGFMTAATTSPVDVVKTRIMSQHIKGVAKGEHKYKHSFDCFNKIIRTEGVLGLYKGFIPNWVRIGPHTVISLFLFEQFRKLVGIKPI